One Elusimicrobiota bacterium genomic window carries:
- a CDS encoding CinA family nicotinamide mononucleotide deamidase-related protein produces the protein MPIWACSKTSVALICVGSELLRGKPNTHASTLASRLASIGLELSEENTFGDEPGPLTEGIRRALLKHAVVIITGGLGPTFDDISREAASAATGRSLRLSKKLLKKVRQKFRRAHYRMPPANARQAELLEGADVIPNNVGTAPGQWLGLRPRQVLILLPGPPSELHPMLEDFVLPHLKKAFPAQPVAEAHLHFVGLPESVVDHRVRPIIQRVEKIMGGQVGFTILAHLGLVDFDVFATAATRLRAIQIRDRIVTDVRRRMGKNFYGMDPDSSLEVVTGNIFRHQKATLAVAESCTGGWLGRCLTKIPGSSRYFLGGVIAYSNKAKTRLLRIPVGLLKRYGAVSRPVAAAMAKGVRRCLGSQVGLSITGIAGPDGGTPRKPVGLVYIGVSSRKTTRTYAYRFFGSREAIRQRAVIAALDILRTVFKGR, from the coding sequence ATGCCTATTTGGGCGTGCAGTAAAACATCGGTCGCACTCATTTGTGTGGGCAGCGAACTGTTGCGCGGTAAACCCAACACGCACGCCTCCACTCTGGCCAGCCGCCTCGCCAGCATCGGTCTAGAGCTATCCGAAGAAAACACCTTTGGCGATGAGCCGGGACCCTTAACGGAAGGTATCCGCCGGGCGCTCCTGAAACATGCTGTGGTCATTATCACGGGGGGGCTGGGCCCCACGTTTGACGATATCTCCCGCGAAGCCGCCTCCGCCGCGACCGGGCGTTCGCTTCGGCTATCCAAAAAACTCCTGAAAAAAGTCCGGCAAAAATTCCGAAGGGCCCATTACCGGATGCCGCCGGCTAACGCCCGGCAAGCGGAGCTTCTGGAAGGTGCTGACGTCATCCCGAACAACGTTGGAACAGCGCCGGGTCAATGGTTGGGGTTGAGACCCCGGCAGGTGCTAATCCTCTTGCCAGGCCCGCCTTCCGAACTCCATCCCATGCTCGAGGATTTTGTCCTGCCTCACTTGAAGAAGGCTTTTCCGGCGCAACCCGTGGCCGAGGCTCACCTGCATTTCGTCGGGCTTCCCGAGTCCGTCGTGGATCATCGTGTTCGGCCGATCATTCAACGGGTCGAAAAAATTATGGGTGGGCAAGTTGGCTTTACGATTTTGGCTCACCTCGGTCTGGTGGATTTTGATGTTTTTGCAACAGCGGCGACACGACTCCGGGCGATTCAGATACGGGACCGGATTGTGACCGATGTGCGGCGGCGGATGGGTAAAAACTTTTATGGAATGGACCCCGATTCCTCGCTCGAAGTCGTCACCGGGAACATCTTCCGGCACCAGAAAGCCACGCTGGCCGTGGCGGAATCATGCACCGGAGGATGGCTGGGCCGCTGTCTGACTAAAATTCCAGGGTCCTCCCGCTATTTTCTTGGCGGGGTGATCGCCTACAGCAACAAGGCTAAAACCCGCCTCCTTCGTATTCCCGTCGGCCTTCTTAAGCGCTATGGCGCCGTTTCGCGTCCGGTGGCCGCTGCCATGGCCAAAGGGGTTCGCCGGTGCCTGGGCAGCCAGGTTGGACTCAGTATTACCGGCATCGCCGGACCGGATGGGGGGACCCCCCGAAAGCCGGTTGGGCTTGTGTATATCGGGGTTTCCTCGAGAAAGACAACCCGCACCTATGCGTATCGCTTTTTCGGTTCGCGGGAAGCCATCCGTCAGCGCGCGGTCATTGCGGCGCTCGACATCCTGCGGACGGTTTTTAAAGGGCGGTAG
- a CDS encoding polysaccharide deacetylase family protein → MRQIFAHLKSGTLLRCYKVILLGSVLLVSGTVIPSDWNPSISSYRRPEVHLPQHPWIALTFDDGPHPVMTEKLLAVLQQEHVPGTFFVVGKMVERYPQIAREIVRQGNEIANHTFSHTRLTALNDKAVLGELNQTQAVIRRLTGCETVLFRPPGGDYNRETVRVASHAGYHMVLWSILTNDIHGGSQKRIYRRIMKGAEDGGIVLMHSGMENSIDVLPRVIASLRQKGFHFVTVSTLMGLSSAQDVLPKPPEAPLPPAPQPVPPTLRQRLVYKTALHALL, encoded by the coding sequence ATGCGCCAAATCTTTGCTCATCTCAAGTCGGGGACACTTCTCCGCTGCTACAAAGTCATCCTGCTGGGGAGCGTTCTGCTGGTGTCCGGCACCGTGATCCCTTCCGACTGGAATCCGTCCATCTCCTCCTATCGCCGTCCCGAGGTGCATCTTCCGCAACATCCCTGGATTGCGCTGACGTTTGATGACGGTCCGCATCCCGTCATGACGGAAAAACTGCTGGCCGTTTTGCAGCAGGAGCACGTCCCCGGAACTTTTTTCGTCGTCGGTAAAATGGTCGAACGGTATCCTCAAATTGCACGGGAAATCGTTCGCCAGGGTAACGAAATCGCCAACCACACCTTCAGCCATACGCGCTTGACCGCTCTCAATGATAAAGCGGTGCTGGGCGAGCTGAATCAGACGCAGGCCGTCATCCGCCGGCTGACCGGCTGCGAGACGGTGCTTTTCCGCCCGCCGGGAGGCGATTATAACCGCGAGACGGTTCGCGTGGCGTCCCATGCGGGGTATCACATGGTGTTGTGGAGCATCCTGACCAATGACATCCATGGGGGAAGTCAGAAACGGATTTATCGCCGGATCATGAAAGGGGCCGAGGATGGCGGAATTGTCCTGATGCATTCCGGCATGGAAAATTCCATCGACGTTCTTCCCCGCGTGATCGCTTCGCTTCGTCAAAAAGGATTTCATTTTGTCACGGTCTCTACGCTGATGGGGCTTTCCTCGGCGCAGGACGTTCTCCCCAAACCTCCCGAGGCGCCTCTGCCGCCGGCACCCCAGCCGGTCCCTCCGACGCTGCGCCAGCGGCTTGTTTACAAGACAGCTCTCCATGCACTTCTCTGA
- the mltG gene encoding endolytic transglycosylase MltG, which translates to MIRWIAGACLVGLAGLILALRLQSRTPERFVVAKGASAREIAHNLRHQGLLWHPWTFVCWVKLCGKNGIHPGYYLLSPRLTGYQIYRTFRQGPPVVRVTFPEGWSAQQMAVLLKAKEITPAEPFMVLVKQQHLEGYLFPDTYFFEQGLAPQGVLDRMVRRFHEQEPRDLKGQVKVLKLTYNQIVTLASLVEKEARVPEERSLIAGVYRNRLRRRMRLEADPTVQYALGGWKEKLNYKDLAVESPYNTYRHYGLPPGPICNPGAASLAAAAHPTRSEYLFFVADPATGRHTFSKTYQEHLVAQHVKRRVRTSVGAAK; encoded by the coding sequence ATGATTCGATGGATCGCCGGAGCCTGTTTGGTCGGGCTGGCCGGATTGATTCTGGCCCTTCGTCTTCAGAGCCGCACCCCTGAACGTTTTGTCGTTGCCAAGGGAGCCTCTGCCCGGGAAATCGCTCATAACCTTCGGCATCAGGGACTTCTCTGGCACCCCTGGACGTTTGTCTGTTGGGTCAAGCTTTGTGGGAAAAACGGGATTCATCCCGGCTATTATTTGTTGTCTCCCCGGTTGACGGGTTATCAGATTTACAGGACTTTCCGTCAGGGCCCGCCGGTGGTGCGCGTCACGTTTCCGGAAGGATGGTCGGCGCAGCAGATGGCGGTTCTTCTGAAAGCAAAAGAAATTACCCCGGCAGAGCCGTTCATGGTTCTGGTGAAACAGCAGCACCTGGAAGGTTATTTATTTCCGGACACCTATTTTTTTGAGCAGGGTCTTGCCCCGCAAGGGGTGCTGGACCGGATGGTCCGCCGCTTTCACGAGCAAGAACCCCGTGATCTAAAAGGTCAGGTGAAAGTGCTTAAATTGACGTATAACCAGATCGTCACGCTGGCTTCGCTGGTTGAAAAAGAGGCGCGCGTCCCCGAAGAGCGGTCCTTGATTGCAGGGGTCTATCGCAACCGGTTGCGCCGCCGGATGCGTTTGGAGGCCGATCCAACGGTTCAGTATGCTCTCGGCGGGTGGAAAGAAAAATTGAATTACAAGGATCTGGCGGTCGAATCGCCGTACAATACCTATCGTCATTACGGGCTGCCCCCGGGACCCATCTGTAATCCCGGAGCCGCTTCGCTCGCCGCGGCAGCTCATCCCACTCGTTCAGAGTATTTATTTTTTGTGGCGGATCCGGCTACGGGACGCCATACGTTTTCCAAAACCTACCAGGAACACCTGGTGGCGCAGCATGTCAAGCGTCGTGTCAGGACATCCGTTGGAGCGGCGAAATGA